The nucleotide sequence CGGCGAGAATGTCGCGGCGTCCGAGATCGAGCAGGTGATCGCGCTGGTGCCGGGCGTGCGCGAGGCGGCCGTGGTGGCCAAGAAGCACCCGATGCTGGACGAGGTGCCTGTGGTCTTCATCATCCCGCAAGGCGGCGTCGCCGGCGCGCCGCCCGACCTGCACGACACCGTGATGGCCGCCTGCCGCGCCGGCCTTGCCGACTTCAAGCTGCCGCGCGAGATCCGCTTCGTCGACGACATGCCGCGCTCGACGCTGGAGAAGGTGGCGAAGGCGGAGCTGCGGAAGATGGTGGAGTAGCGCGTGGCCGGTCGTTGTCGCGTGAACCATCGCCACAACGTCGTCCTGGCTTTCGCCAGGACGACACCGAGTCAGAACGACCCCAGCGCCACGGGCCGGAACGCCTGCAGGAGCTGCTGGTCGAGCTTGCCGCCCATGCCTTCCATCATCGCGAACGCCCGGGAGTGGGTGAAGGGCATGCGGTAGGCGCGCTTCTCCACCAGCGCGGCGTAGATGTCGACGATGGTGGTGAGTCGCACGATGTCGCTGATCTGGTTCGACGACAGGCCATTGGGATAGCCGCTGCCGTCGAGAAATTCGTGGTGATGCAGGACCACATCCAGCATCTCCGGCGGAAAGCCGCCTTGAGCTGCGAGCGCATCATAGCCGCGGCGCGGATGCTGGCGGACCTCGTCCATCTCCTCGTCGGTGAGCTTGCCGGGCTTGTCGAGCAGTGCGGTCGGAACGAAGGCCTTGCCGACGTCGTGCAGCAGCGCGGCCCGGGTGAGCCGGCGCTGGTCGTCCTCGCGCATGCCGAGATGCTGCGCGAAGGCGACGGCAAAGCCGGTGACGAACAGGCAATGCCGATAGCTGCCGACATGGTGGCAGCCGACGGTGGTGAGCCACTCGCGCAGCGAGGAATGCTTGATCGCCTTCAAAATCTTGCTCTCTGCGGCGATCACATCGTCGAAGGTCAGGGGCACGCCGAGCGGCAGCTTCTCGAACATCTTGGTCAGGACCGCATGCGCCGCCTCGACGCCGCGATTGAGCGTCTTGCCGCGATCGGTTGCATCATAGGCGGCAGTGTCGGGGAAGGCAGCGCGGATCCGCTGCAGGATGGCCTCGGCCTGGAGCGGCCGCGAGATCGTGTCGGTGGCCCCGAGCGCCCAGGCCTGCATGGTGCCGTGATGCAGGGCATCCGCGAGCACGAACAGCCGCGGCATCGAGCGATAGGCATCGCCGCGCAGCTTGTTGCGCACCCGCTGCACGCTCTCTGGCGAGCGCAGGTTGATGTCGACCACGATGCCGGAGAGATCGCGCCCCGGCTGCTCGGGGATGTCCTCGGTCGAAACCGTCGAAACGTCGCCGACCGCCTGCAAAATGCTGGCGAGTTCGCTGCTCTCGTCGCTCCGATCGGAGGCGAGCAGAAGCCGGCGTTTGGCGGCTGGTTTGGCTGAGGCGGTCATGGCTTCCCCAAAGCAACTGAGAGCACGTGCGTATTGTGCGACAGCCTAAGCCGGATCAGGTTCTCCGGCCCTTAAGATGCGTGCTCAATGGAACCCTGCGGGGAATGGTCAAATTTTAGGGAATTTGGCAGCGCTGGCGCGCCCGAACCAAAATCTCGAAAACAACCCCATGCAAAGTAGCAGGGCCATTGATGACAAAGGAGATTTCGAGCTCTGAAATCTCCTCACTGTCATCGCCCGCGAACGCGGGCGATCCAGTACTCCGAGATGTCGGTCGAATACGGAGAGGCCGCAGCGTACTGGATGCCCCGCCTTCGCGGGGCATGACAGAGAGACTGCGGAGACGGCATGCCACAAAAAAATCCGCCGGAGGTTGTCCTCCGGCGGATCGTCTGACCTCGCGACCGCGAGCCGGCTTACGCCTTCATGCCCGCCTTCACGGCCTCGGCCGTGATCGGCAGCGCCCGCACGCGGGCACCGGAGGCGTTGAAGATGGCGTTGCCGATGGCGGGGGCGACGACCGTCACCGCGGGCTCGCCGACGCCGGTGGCTTTCTCGCCATTGGCGATCACGGCGACCGCGATCTCTGGCATCTGGCTCATGCGCAGAGGCGTGTAGCTGTCGAAGTTGGTCTGCTCGATGCCACCATCCTTCAGCGTCGCCTTTTCGTACATCGCCAGCGACAGGCCCCACAGCGCCGCGCCCTCGACCTGGGCGCGGATGTTGTCGGGATGCACCTGGGTGCCGACGTCGGTCGCGACCGTGAGCTTCTTCACGGTCACCTCGCCCGAGGGCGCGACGGCGACATGGGCGACACACGCCGTCCAGCTTGCGGTGGCACGCTCCTGCGACGACACGCAGGCAACGCCCATGCCCTCGCCTTTCGGCAGCTTCTTGGTGCCGTAGCCGGAGAGTCCCATCGCCGCGAGCAGCGTGTTGCGCAGCCGCTGCGCGCCGCCATCGTTCTTGCCCTTGCCGTCGAGCAGCGCGATGCGGAACTGCGCCGGATCCTGGTTGGTCGCAGCCGCGATCTCGTCGATCATGCTTTCGACCGCCCAGAAGGTCCAGCCGGGCGCCACCGAGCGGAGCTGACCGGACGGCGTGGCATTGTGCGCGAGCTCGTTCTTGATCGCGCGCACGTAGTGGTTGGGCACGGTGTAGAAGAAGTCCGCACCGTTCACCGTGAAGGAGTCGAGCGGCCCCTTCTTGTCGACCGAGGGCGTCAGGAAATCGGGGATTCCCCAGCGTGCGGTCGGCCAGGCCGAGACCACGTCGTGGCTAATCGCGACGAGCTTGCCGTCGCCGTCCACGCCGGCCTTCACCTTCTGGTAGGTGAGGGGACGCGAGAAATCCATCGTCATGTCGTTCTCGCGCGTATAGATCACCTTCACCGGCTTGCCGACCGCCTTGGCCGCCTGCACCGCCGGCACCATCATGTCGGCGTCCAGCCTGCGGCCGAAGCCGCCGCCGAGCCACATCTGGTGCATGACGACGAATTTCGGATCGATCCCGGCCGCGCCCGCAGCGATCGCGCCGGAGCGCGTCGCGAACTGGTTGCCGGAATAGATGTGCAGGATGTCGCCCTTGAACTCCGCGGTGGCGTTCATCGGCTCCATCGGCGCATGGATGTTGATGTTGGTGGTGTATTCCGCCTCCAGCACCTTGGCCGCCGAGCCGAACGCGGCCGTGGGATCGCCA is from Bradyrhizobium sp. ISRA430 and encodes:
- a CDS encoding molybdopterin cofactor-binding domain-containing protein; its protein translation is MNRHVKNVTPETADLSRRSFLVGTAATGLVLGYAGVPGIGEALAAAPANFEPSVWYAIAPDGLVTVTCGKADMGQHIASTMAQIVCEELGAKWSDMRVALASNDPKFNDPVLGAQITGGSWSTMMNFEAMSRAGAAGRIALTEGAAAAMGVPASELVVRDSVIAHPKSKKQMSFADVVRSGKATKTFTPDELKAITLKTPDQYTMIGVSVPQLDIPSKTNGTAKYGIDVMLPGMVHGAVVTPPVRFGATVKSVDDSGAKKVPGFIKTVTLDDKTGTTSGWVVAVANTYANAKKAAAALKVAYDGGPNAKLSSQSLLDEAKRLQQLDDSGQFFVKDGDPTAAFGSAAKVLEAEYTTNINIHAPMEPMNATAEFKGDILHIYSGNQFATRSGAIAAGAAGIDPKFVVMHQMWLGGGFGRRLDADMMVPAVQAAKAVGKPVKVIYTRENDMTMDFSRPLTYQKVKAGVDGDGKLVAISHDVVSAWPTARWGIPDFLTPSVDKKGPLDSFTVNGADFFYTVPNHYVRAIKNELAHNATPSGQLRSVAPGWTFWAVESMIDEIAAATNQDPAQFRIALLDGKGKNDGGAQRLRNTLLAAMGLSGYGTKKLPKGEGMGVACVSSQERATASWTACVAHVAVAPSGEVTVKKLTVATDVGTQVHPDNIRAQVEGAALWGLSLAMYEKATLKDGGIEQTNFDSYTPLRMSQMPEIAVAVIANGEKATGVGEPAVTVVAPAIGNAIFNASGARVRALPITAEAVKAGMKA
- a CDS encoding HD domain-containing phosphohydrolase, with translation MTASAKPAAKRRLLLASDRSDESSELASILQAVGDVSTVSTEDIPEQPGRDLSGIVVDINLRSPESVQRVRNKLRGDAYRSMPRLFVLADALHHGTMQAWALGATDTISRPLQAEAILQRIRAAFPDTAAYDATDRGKTLNRGVEAAHAVLTKMFEKLPLGVPLTFDDVIAAESKILKAIKHSSLREWLTTVGCHHVGSYRHCLFVTGFAVAFAQHLGMREDDQRRLTRAALLHDVGKAFVPTALLDKPGKLTDEEMDEVRQHPRRGYDALAAQGGFPPEMLDVVLHHHEFLDGSGYPNGLSSNQISDIVRLTTIVDIYAALVEKRAYRMPFTHSRAFAMMEGMGGKLDQQLLQAFRPVALGSF